ACTGAGGCCCCACCCAAATTGTTTCCATAAACGAGGTTGATCCCACCATCTGCTGTGGTATGAAAATTTCTCTCTGCTGAAACTTTTCCTCCCATATTTAGCTCATGATTGTCAAAGGTTCCTGTGTGGTAGTTTCCTCCCTGTTCGAGGAGTGCTACTTTGATTCCTTTTTTGGAAAGTTCATAGGCCATCGTAGAACCACCACAACCAGAACCAATCACCACTACATCAACAACGATAGTTTCTTTATTCGCATAACTTTTGTAATCACGATACATTCCTGGTTTCATTTTAGATTTCCTTCCCATTCACCAAATTTTGATAGTGGATTCTTGCTTCGCTCCATTTCTCAGGAGGATTGCCAAAGGGGCCTGGATAAGAAATCTGTTCCCAAGTAGATTTGTGGCCATAGTAAACTAAACAGACCAATAGTTTTAAATTTCCCACTACAGCACGGACGATATCAGAATCTGTCTCTGACCAAAGGGATAAAAGCTCTTCCCGTTTTTCCCGTGAAAGATTCGAAAAAAAACTAAAATGTCCATAAAAAATAGGTAGGTATTCTAACACCATTACCGCCGAATGAAAATCTTCTTGGATCTCTTCTGATACAAAATACAGTTCCTCATCCAATCTTCGCATAACATTTGCTTCTTCTAAATTTGGCATTCCAGGTTCGGTGATAGGAAGGACTACCTCTGAAAAGGCAGCCACAGTTTTAGTTTCTGAATCACTAAAATAAAAATAACGAATTTTAGATTTAATGCCCGCACAAAAAAGTAACAAGGCCAAAAAGGATTTTCTAGAGATTGAGAGCATAGATTCTTCCTTGGTTTTTTTCTTCTTTCACAAGATTGAATACGGATTTTCCAGATAATGACAGAAAGGCATCTCCACTGGCGGCAAGATCCCAAATTTCCCCTCGAAAAAACACATTGATTCCCGCTTTGACCTTTGGATCTTTAAGGCGACCATTCATCGCATATTTTTTCCAGGCCGACCGTTCCGAAATAGTACCGATATCTTTGGGATCCACATCGTTTGGATTCGCATAACCATTGTAACCTTGCCATTTGGTTGTCCAGGCATCAGCAGGTGACACAAAAGAAGGAACTGCCAATAGCTCCGATTCTGTTTTTTTAAATTCTTGGTATACTTCAGGAAACCAAGAATCGGCACAAACCATTGTATATAACTTACCTAGCGGAGTTTGGTAAGTTGGATTTTCATCCAACTTACCTTCTTTTAGAAATTCTTTTTCGTCGGTAATGGGAAACAGTTTTCTTACGATTTTGTCGTCTACTCTGCCATCTGAGTGAAAATAAAAACTTACATTCTCCAAAGGACCGTCAGTGGGGGTAATTTTTCCTTCTATCACTTTCGGATGAGGTAAGACAATCGAACCTGCAACAATCGATACTCGATATTCTCTGGCAAGTCTTGCAAAGACAGATTGGTACCTGTCAGACATTTGCCAAGCCTTCATCCGAAAAAGTGTTTCTTTCAAAGTGTCACTCGAGTAAGAACTGCTGAAAAAATAGTGCCAAAGAAAAGAGCCCAAGTTTTTTTTTACCAAAACTTCCATGCCTTCTTGGATTGTATTTGTAGCAAAAATAGATTTGTCCTCGGCAGTGACCACAAGCCAAGTTCCAATGTATTCTGGTAAAACAACTATGCTACGATCAACAAAGAGAAGTTCA
This genomic stretch from Leptospira meyeri harbors:
- a CDS encoding nitrilase-related carbon-nitrogen hydrolase, giving the protein MRFPVSFSVFVTITVFTIHCQKQMVPQEDISRSVPNPKIYIQKEGMGKRGSFVGIEPYLNKYSYATEDSFYLALNDYFRMAKDNELLFVDRSIVVLPEYIGTWLVVTAEDKSIFATNTIQEGMEVLVKKNLGSFLWHYFFSSSYSSDTLKETLFRMKAWQMSDRYQSVFARLAREYRVSIVAGSIVLPHPKVIEGKITPTDGPLENVSFYFHSDGRVDDKIVRKLFPITDEKEFLKEGKLDENPTYQTPLGKLYTMVCADSWFPEVYQEFKKTESELLAVPSFVSPADAWTTKWQGYNGYANPNDVDPKDIGTISERSAWKKYAMNGRLKDPKVKAGINVFFRGEIWDLAASGDAFLSLSGKSVFNLVKEEKNQGRIYALNL